In a single window of the Oryctolagus cuniculus chromosome 9, mOryCun1.1, whole genome shotgun sequence genome:
- the SPRY2 gene encoding protein sprouty homolog 2 codes for MEARAQSGNGSQPLLQESRDGGRQRGELDPRDALSQQVHVLSLDQIRAIRNTNEYTEGPTVVPRPGLKPAPRPSTQHKHERLHGLPEHRQPPRAQHSQVHSSARAPLSRSISTVSSGSRSSTRTSTSSSSSEHRLLGSSFSSGLVADGIIRVQPKSELKPGELKPLSKEDLGLHAYRCEDCGKCKCKECTYPRPLPSDWICDKQCLCSAQNVIDYGTCVCCVKGLFYHCSNDDEDNCADNPCSCSQSHCCTRWSAMGVMSLFLPCLWCYLPAKGCLKLCQGCYDRVNRPGCRCKNSNTVCCKVPTVPPRNFEKPT; via the coding sequence ATGGAGGCCAGAGCTCAAAGTGGCAACGGGTCCCAGCCCTTGCTGCAGGAGTCCCGTGACGGTGGCAGACAGCGTGGGGAACTGGACCCCAGAGACGCCCTCAGCCAGCAGGTACACGTGTTGTCCCTGGATCAGATCAGAGCCATCCGAAACACCAATGAGTACACAGAGGGGCCGACTGTGGTGCCAAGACCTGGGCTCAAGCCTGCTCCTCGCCCCTCCACTCAGCACAAACATGAGAGACTCCATGGTCTGCCTGAGCACCgccagcctcccagggcccagcactcACAGGTCCATTCTTCTGCACGGGCCCCTCTGTCCAGGTCCATTAGCACCGTCAGCTCAGGGTCGCGGAGCAGTACCAGGACGAGTACCAGCAGCAGCTCCTCTGAACACAGACTGTTAGGATCTTCCTTCTCCTCGGGGCTGGTTGCTGATGGCATAATCCGGGTGCAGCCCAAATCTGAGCTCAAGCCAGGTGAGCTTAAGCCACTGAGCAAGGAAGATTTGGGCCTGCACGCCTACAGGTGTGAGGACTGTGGCAAGTGCAAATGTAAGGAGTGCACCTACCCAAGGCCTCTGCCATCAGACTGGATCTGCGACAAGCAGTGCCTTTGCTCGGCCCAGAACGTGATTGACTATGGGacttgtgtgtgctgtgtgaaaGGTCTCTTCTATCACTGTTCTAATGATGATGAGGACAACTGTGCAGACAACCCTTGTTCTTGCAGCCAGTCTCACTGTTGTACGCGATGGTCAGCCATGGGTgttatgtctctctttctgccttgttTATGGTGTTACCTTCCAGCCAAGGGTTGCCTTAAATTGTGCCAGGGGTGTTATGACCGGGTGAACAGGCCTGGATGCCGTTGTAAAAACTCAAACACAGTTTGCTGCAAAGTTCCCACCGTCCCCCCCAGGAACTTTGAAAAGCCAACATAG